GACGTGCGGCAGGAAGGGATCGGTCGCGGCTCGGTGTCGGTGCATGACGGGGACGGTAGGGCGACCATCCGTGGTTCGCCGCGCGGACGAACGGCTCTGTGGACAACAGAGCGGATCCCGGCCAGCGGACTCTTTTGTACCCCGAACTACAAAGCCGTACCCCGTTCAGTGCCGCGAGTCCAGGGGTGGCGCAACACCGTACCGACCCGCCCTGACCCGTCTCACGAGAGGTCCCGGGGCCTCGACACCGATCGAACGCGCGTCGCGCCGCTATGGACAGGTCTGTCCACGGTTCGGCACCAGATCGGGGATCACCCGACGGGCCGCCGGACGGATGCGCGACACCCGTCGGGGAAAAAGAAGAGGCGGCACCGGTTGGGGGGAACTGGTGCCGCCGGACATCGGTGGATTGGGGGGAATCCGAACCGGTGCCACCGGGAACGAGCCCGGTAGGAATCACTGTACCCCATGAACGAGCCTGCTCGGCAACCCCCGGTCGTGATCCGGCTCGTGTCACGACGACCCTCCGGTCCGCGCCCGGCGGTAGTCTCCGTCTGCACCCACTCGACCGCCGACCGCACCCGCGACCGACGACCGCCACCCGGCGCCGACCGCACCCGCGACCGACGACCGCCACCCGGCGCCGACCGCACCAGCAACCGACGGCCGAGCACCCCTGCCGCAACGACGCGAAAGGACACCGATGTCCACTCCGACCCAGGCCGACGAACGCCACGAGGACGGCCCGACCTTCGCTCCCCCCGCCGACTTCGTCGCCGACGCCGTCGCGCACGAGGACCTGCACGAGGCCGCCGCCGCCGACCGCGAGGCGTTCTGGGCGGACCAGGCGCGGAACCTGCTCGACTGGCGGACGCCGTTCACCCGGACGCTCGACTGGTCGGGCACGCCGTTCGCCAAGTGGTTCGACGACGGCACGCTCAACGTCGCGGAGAACTGCCTGGACCGCCACGTCCGCGCGGGCAACGGCGACCGCGTGGCGATCCACTTCGAGGGCGCCCCCGGCGACACCCGCCGGATCACCTACGCCGAGCTCACCGCCGAGGTGCAGCGCGCCGCGAACATGCTCACCGACCTGGGCGTCGAGCAGGGCGACCGCGTCGTCGTCTACATGCCCCTCATCCCCGAGGCCGTGGTCACGATGCTCGCCGTCGCGCGCATCGGTGCCGTGCACTCGGTGGTGTTCGGCGGGTTCAGCGCCGAGAGCCTCCGCGCCCGCATCGAGGACGCCGGCGCGAAGCTCGTCGTCACCGCGGACGGCGGCTGGCGGCGCGGAGCGGTGTCGCCGCTCAAGCCCGCGGTCGACGAGGCCCTGGCCGGCGACGGCACGGACACCGTCGAGCACGTGCTGGTCGTGAAGCGCGGGGGCAACGAGGTCGGCTGGACCGATCGCGACCTGTGGTGGCACGACGAGATCGCGAAGGCCGCAGCCGAGCACGAGCCGCAGGCGTTCCCCGCCGAGACGCCCCTGTTCATCCTCTACACGTCCGGGACGACCGGGAAGCCGAAGGGCATCGTGCACACGTCAGGTGGCTACCTGACGCAGGCGGCGTACACGCACCGCAACGTGTTCGACATGCACCCGGAGAAGGACGTCTACTGGTGCACGGCCGACATCGGCTGGATCACCGGGCACTCCTACGTCGTCTACGGCCCCCTGGCGAACGGCGTCACGCAGGTCCTGTACGAGGGCACCCCGGACGAGCCGAAGCCCGGCCGCTGGTGGGACATCGTCGACTCGTACGGCGTGACGGTCCTGTACACCGCCCCCACCGCGGTCCGCGCCGCCATGAAGGCCGGCCGCCAGATCCCCGAGGCACGCAGCCTGGCGTCCCTCCGCCTGCTCGGGAGCGTCGGCGAGCCGATCAACCCCGAGGCGTGGCAGTGGTACCGCCAGGTCATCGGACACGACCGCACGCCCATCGTCGACACGTGGTGGCAGACCGAGACCGGCGCGATCATGATCTCCGCGCTCCCGGGGGTCACGAAGCTCAAGCCCGGCGCCGCCCAGACCCCGCTCCCCGGCATCACCGCGGAGATCGTGGACGAGGACGGCCAGCGTGTCGCCCCCGGCGGCAGCGGCTACCTCACGATCACCGACCCGTGGCCGTCGATGGCCCGCGGCATCTGGGGCGACCCGGACCGCTTCGTCGAGACCTACTGGTCGCGCTTCCCCGGCCGCTACTTCG
The Curtobacterium citreum genome window above contains:
- the acs gene encoding acetate--CoA ligase, with amino-acid sequence MSTPTQADERHEDGPTFAPPADFVADAVAHEDLHEAAAADREAFWADQARNLLDWRTPFTRTLDWSGTPFAKWFDDGTLNVAENCLDRHVRAGNGDRVAIHFEGAPGDTRRITYAELTAEVQRAANMLTDLGVEQGDRVVVYMPLIPEAVVTMLAVARIGAVHSVVFGGFSAESLRARIEDAGAKLVVTADGGWRRGAVSPLKPAVDEALAGDGTDTVEHVLVVKRGGNEVGWTDRDLWWHDEIAKAAAEHEPQAFPAETPLFILYTSGTTGKPKGIVHTSGGYLTQAAYTHRNVFDMHPEKDVYWCTADIGWITGHSYVVYGPLANGVTQVLYEGTPDEPKPGRWWDIVDSYGVTVLYTAPTAVRAAMKAGRQIPEARSLASLRLLGSVGEPINPEAWQWYRQVIGHDRTPIVDTWWQTETGAIMISALPGVTKLKPGAAQTPLPGITAEIVDEDGQRVAPGGSGYLTITDPWPSMARGIWGDPDRFVETYWSRFPGRYFAGDGARLDGQGDIWVQGRVDDVMNVSGHRLSTAEIESALVGHEGVAEAAVVGAADETTGQAVVAFVILTAEAAEGVDRDAVAKELRDWVGKRIGAIAKPRQVVVVPELPKTRSGKIMRRLLRDAAEGRRIGDTTTLADPTVMATIAELM